In bacterium, the genomic stretch TAGCAGGGCTTTGAAGAAAATTTCAACTATTCTTTGATTTCCTGGCCAAACTGCAAGAGGTATCCATTGTGGTCGAAGATGGCAAACTCTCGCATTCCGTACTCGAATGTTTCGATCGGATAGCAAATCTTTACTTTGTCCTTCAGTTGTTGCCAGAGCCCATCAACGTTATCTGTGTTGATATAAAGTGATCCTGTGAAAGCTGGTTTCTCAAAAGGTTCATGCTGATTGGGAAGCGCGAACATGATCGAAACGTTGTCGAAGCTCACGGACGCCCAGCCCCATTCTTCATTCAAGGCTTTGCACTCAAACCCAAGAACATCCGTATAGAAGTCAACTGACCCTTTGAGATCCGTTGTCCACAACATCGGCCGGATTTCAGTCATCTTCATGGTTGATCCTCCACCGCCGGATTCATTCTCCTGGAATTCGCAGTCACTTGATCAACTTGTAGATCAAGCTTGTGAATTCTTCGTAGATTTCGTCGTTTCGTCCTTCTTTAATGGCAAGAGTCACGCATCGCTCCAGATAGTTGGTCAGCATCAGACGTCCTACGCGGCGAAGAGCTTCCTGAGTAGCAGCGGTCTGAGTCAAAAATTCTGCGCACGGACGGTTTGAATCGATCAACCGCTCCAGCGCTTTGACCTGACCTTCAATTCTCCGGAGGCTTTTCCGGATCTCGATCTTTCTTTCATCAGGAACAAAGGTCTCGTTGAGAACCTTCAGCCGGGCCGCAGAATTCTTCATTGCGATTTCTTTTCTGAATCCGTGGACTTGCAGCAGCATTCATTGACTTCCTTTTTTGCTTTCGTGCAGTACAATTTGCCATTCCGCTTTTCACAGCAACAAGAGGTTACTTTCTCGTTGGTGAGCGTGCAAACAAGCACCTTTGCTTTTTCGGCGGGATCAGTAGAGTTCGAGCTTCCAAGCGCCAGAAGCGGCAATGCAGCAAGGATCAAAACTTTCATAATTCCTCCTAAATACCATAGGGGGGTATAGGTATATAAATATACCGTCACGCCGTGAAGTTGTCAAGAAGCCTATTATGTGAGCGGAGGATGTATCGATGGATGGCATGATGGGTGGTATGACGATCTGGTTCATCGTTGGTGTTCTTCTCATTGTGTTTTTGGTTTTTGCGATTCTGAAGGTAGCAAAAAAGTAAAAACGGATCAGGAGAAGAACTCTCACGGGCATCGCAACCAACCAATTGACACAGGTGATGTCCTGGCCTATTGTTAACCTATTAGAAGCATGAAAACCGCGCTGATCCTTTTACTGTTATTACAGGCCTTTGCCCTGGCAGGACCCGTGTGTGGAAATC encodes the following:
- a CDS encoding VOC family protein, translated to MKMTEIRPMLWTTDLKGSVDFYTDVLGFECKALNEEWGWASVSFDNVSIMFALPNQHEPFEKPAFTGSLYINTDNVDGLWQQLKDKVKICYPIETFEYGMREFAIFDHNGYLLQFGQEIKE
- a CDS encoding metal-sensitive transcriptional regulator → MLLQVHGFRKEIAMKNSAARLKVLNETFVPDERKIEIRKSLRRIEGQVKALERLIDSNRPCAEFLTQTAATQEALRRVGRLMLTNYLERCVTLAIKEGRNDEIYEEFTSLIYKLIK